The region ACACTTCCTGCCCCTGATCGAAGCCACCGGCCTGGCCGCGCAAGTGGGCGACTGGGTCATCGCCCAAGCCCTCAAGCAAAGCGCCCAATGGCTGGCCCAGGGCCTGTCGCTGAGCGTCAGCGTCAACGTCACAGCGCTGCAGTTGCAATCACCCGACTTCTCGGCCCGCCTGCTGGAGCTGATCAAGCGCCACCCCGAGCCTGTCGCCCAGCACCTGTGCCTGGAAGTGCTGGAATCTGCCGCCCTGGCCGATGTGGACGCCACCTACACCCTGATTCAGCAATGCCGCACCTATGGCGTGCGCTTCGCGCTGGATGACTTTGGCACCGGTTACTCCACCCTCACCTACCTGAAACGGCTGCCGGTGGATGAACTCAAGATCGACCGCTCCTTCGTCCACAACCTGCTGGTCGATGCCCAAGACCGCGCCCTGGTCGAAGGCGTGATCAGCCTGGCCCAGACCTTTGGCTGCAGCGTGGTGGCCGAAGGCGTGGAATCGGTGGCCCACGCCAGCGCTTTGCTCAGCATGGGTTGCGTGCTGGGCCAGGGCAATGGCATTGCCCACGCCATGCCGGCCGAAGAGGTGCCGGACTGGGTTCGCGGCTTCAGCAAGTCACGCTGGGCGGCGCAGGCCATCGGCCACGTGCCCGGCTTGGCTTAGACTTCCGGCCGTGATCCCTCCCGGCTTTATCCAAGATTTACTCTCCCGCACCGACATCGTCGACATTGTGGGCCGCCATGTCGAGCTGAAAAAAGCCGGCATCAACCACAAGGGACTGTGCCCCTTCCATGGGGAGAAGTCCCCCAGCTTCATCGTCAGCCCGACGCGCCAGACCTACCACTGCTTCGGCTGCGGTGTGCACGGCAATGCGGTGGGCTTTTTGATGGAGCACAGCGGCCTGGGCTTTGTCGAAGCCGTGCAAGACCTGGCCCAGCAAGTGGGCATGGTGGTGCCGGAGGACGAGCGCTCGGCCGAGGAGCGCGAGCGCGCCGCCCAGCAAAAGCAGCGCCAGGCCACCCTCACCGATGTGCTGGAAAAGGCCAGCGCGCATTACCGCCTGCAGCTGAAAAAGTCGCCGCGTGCGATCGACTACCTGAAAAAGCGCGGCCTCACCGGCCAGATCGCCGCGCAGTTCGCCCTGGGCTACTCACCCGAAGGCTGGCGCACCCTGGCCAGCGCATTTCCCAGCTATGACGACCCGCTGCTGGCCGAATCCGGCATGGTGATCGTGCAGAACGCGGACGGCCCCGAGGCCGAGCAAAAGCGCTACGACCGCTTCCGCGACCGCATCATGTTCCCGATCCGCAACGTCACCGGTGAAACCATCGGCTTCGGCGGCCGGGTGCTGGACAAGGGTGAGCCCAAATACCTCAATTCGCCCGAAACGCCGGTGTTCAGCAAAGGCCGCGAGTTGTACGGCCTGTTCGAGGCCCGCGCCGGCCTGCGCCAACGCGGCTACGCCTTGGTGGTGGAAGGCTATATGGACGTGGTGGCCCTGGCGCAAAGCGGCTTCAACAACGCCGTGGCCACCCTGGGCACTGCCTGCACGGCCGAGCATGTGCACAAGCTCTTCCGCTTCACCGAATCAGTGGTGTTCAGCTTCGACGGCGACGCCGCCGGACGCCGCGCCGCCGGGCGCGCCCTGGAGGCCGCCCTGCCCCACGCCACCGATGTGCGCAGCATCAAATTCCTGTTCCTGCCGGCCGAACATGATCCGGACAGCTATGTGCGGGAGTACGGCGCCGAGGCCTTTGAGCAATGCGTGACCGAGGCCATCCCCTTGTCGCGCCAATTGATGGAATCCAGCGCCGAGGGCTGCGACCTCGGCAGCGCCGAAGGCCGCGCCCGCATGCTGGCCAATGCCAAGCCGCTCTGGCAGGCCCTGCCCAATGGCCTGCTCAAGCGCCAATTGCTGGGCGATTTGGCGCGCCGCACGCAATTGCCTGATCAGGAGTTGATGGGCTTGTGGCAAGTCAGCGGCACAACAGGTGGCGGCGGACAGCGGAGCAAGCAACGCACCGCCAACGCAGCGCAGCCACAACAACTTCACGACGAATTCGGTCACGACCACTACCCAGACCTCGACGTTTTCGACAGCCATGGCGGTGACGAGCACTACGACCTCCCCGAACCCTCCGCCCACGCGGAGGAACCGGCCGGTGGTGGCGGCGCCAAGCCTTGGAAAAAGAAAGAGTGGAAAAAGGACTGGAAACCCAGCGGCAACTGGAAGCGCCGCGGCGAGCCCGAGGACGAAACCATAGGCACGCCGCGCCGCCAGCCCGCCGCCAAGGCCGACCACGCCGTGCGCATGTTGCTGCTCAATAGCGACTGGTGGGCGCGCCTGAGCCCGGACGATCATCAACTGCTGCACGAACTACCCGGCGTGCACGGTGAGTTGGTGGCTTGGCTAGAGCGCCATATGGTCAACCACGGCGCCAGCCCTTGGTCGGTGCTCGAAGCTGCCCTGGCCGATGAAGGCTTGCTGCCCGAGGCCAAACGCTTCACCGGCGAGTTGTACAGCGAGGACGAAGCCCAGTTCGAGGACTTTCAAGGCGTGATCAAAGACTTGCTTATCGTCCGCATGGAAGAAGAACAACGACGCATCACCAGCGCCGGAGCCAACGCCGATCTCCGACGCTGGCGCGAATTGGACGTGAAGATCCGCGCATTGAAGCATCTCAAACCCGCAGCCTGAGCCAATTTTGACCATTACCGACATTTAGACGATAATTCGCCGTTTTCCGCGCGCGGCAAGAGTGCCCGCAGCGATTTGCCGGACCCGGCCACCCAGCGACACTGGGCGCCCCTTGAGGCATCAAGGCCACCTGTATCCGCCAAGCGCTGCACTGATAAAGGGTCACGCTAACTTGCTCGCGCCACGTTTTGTCCCTGCCCGCTTGCGCGAGCAAACAAAACGTTAGAAAGCCACCTGGGCCGAGCTCCGCCTTGAAAAGCGTAGTAAACGGCCCCAGGTGGCTACTGCATTGCCTGATTGATTTTTTTACAAAATTTTTTCGGCTCTGAAAAGATTTTTCAAAGCTCGATCCTTTGTTTCTGGCCCGCCCGCCCCCATCCACCCGAGGATTTGCATGACTGCCAAGAAGACCACGCCTACGGCCGAAGTTGACGAGATCAAGAAACCCGCGCCCAAAGTCGTGCGCGTCGTCAAGGCTGCGGCCAAGACTGCCGCAGCAGTAGCAGCGCCAGCAGCAGCCGCCGCCGCTGAGGACAAGCCCAAGCGCGGCCGCAAGCCCAAGGCAGCCACCGAATCCAAAAAGCCCGCCGGCAAGGCCAAGGCTGAGGTGGAAGAAGAAGACTTCTCCGACCTCGAAGCCGACCTCGAAGGCGAGCCGGAAGCCGAAGCGGAAGTGGCTGAGGCCACCGAAGACAAGCCCAAGGCCAAGCCCCTGCGCATGAAGGTCAGCCGCGCCAAAGAGCGCGCGCTGATGCGCGAGTTCGGCCTGGAAGAAACCGCGCTGACGGAAGAAGAAGCCGCCAAGCGCCGCCACGAGCTGAAGACCCTGATCAAGATGGGTAAGACGCGTGGCTTCCTGACGCACCAGGAAATCAACGACCACTTGCCCGAAAAGCTGGTCAACGAGGAAATCCTCGAGGCCATCATTTCCATGTTGAACGACATGGGCATCGCGGTCTATGAGCAGGCACCTGACGCCGCCACCCTGCTGATCCAGGGCAGCGCCACCGCCACCTCGACCGAAGAAGAAGCCGAAGAAGCCGCCGAAGCCGCCCTGTCCACCGTGGACTCGGAATTCGGCCGCACCACCGACCCGGTCCGCATGTATATGCGCGAAATGGGCACGGTTGAGCTGCTGACCCGCGAAGGCGAAATCGAAATCGCCAAGCGCATCGAAGGCGGCTTGCAAGCCATGATGCTGGCCATCTCGGCCTCGCCCACCACCATCGCTCACATCATCGACCTGGCCGACAAGATCCGCGCCGGTGAAAAGACGATCTCGGAAGTGGTGGACGGCTTCGTCGCCGCCGATGAGGCCGACGACTATGTGGCTGAAGAAGACTTCGACGAATTCGACGAAGAAGACGACGACGACGGCAATGGCGGCTCCAAGGCCCTGACCAAGAAGCTGGAAGAGCTGAAGAACGCCGCGCTGGTCAAGCTGGATTCGCTGGCCGTCAACTTCGACAAGATGCGCAAGGCTTTCGAGAAGGATGGCTACAAATCGGCCACCTACAACAAGGCCCAGCACGCCATCAGCGCCGAGCTGATGACCATCCGCTTCACCGTCAAAACGATTGAAAAGCTCTGCGACCTGCTG is a window of Paucibacter sp. KCTC 42545 DNA encoding:
- the dnaG gene encoding DNA primase; this translates as MIPPGFIQDLLSRTDIVDIVGRHVELKKAGINHKGLCPFHGEKSPSFIVSPTRQTYHCFGCGVHGNAVGFLMEHSGLGFVEAVQDLAQQVGMVVPEDERSAEERERAAQQKQRQATLTDVLEKASAHYRLQLKKSPRAIDYLKKRGLTGQIAAQFALGYSPEGWRTLASAFPSYDDPLLAESGMVIVQNADGPEAEQKRYDRFRDRIMFPIRNVTGETIGFGGRVLDKGEPKYLNSPETPVFSKGRELYGLFEARAGLRQRGYALVVEGYMDVVALAQSGFNNAVATLGTACTAEHVHKLFRFTESVVFSFDGDAAGRRAAGRALEAALPHATDVRSIKFLFLPAEHDPDSYVREYGAEAFEQCVTEAIPLSRQLMESSAEGCDLGSAEGRARMLANAKPLWQALPNGLLKRQLLGDLARRTQLPDQELMGLWQVSGTTGGGGQRSKQRTANAAQPQQLHDEFGHDHYPDLDVFDSHGGDEHYDLPEPSAHAEEPAGGGGAKPWKKKEWKKDWKPSGNWKRRGEPEDETIGTPRRQPAAKADHAVRMLLLNSDWWARLSPDDHQLLHELPGVHGELVAWLERHMVNHGASPWSVLEAALADEGLLPEAKRFTGELYSEDEAQFEDFQGVIKDLLIVRMEEEQRRITSAGANADLRRWRELDVKIRALKHLKPAA
- the rpoD gene encoding RNA polymerase sigma factor RpoD, with translation MTAKKTTPTAEVDEIKKPAPKVVRVVKAAAKTAAAVAAPAAAAAAEDKPKRGRKPKAATESKKPAGKAKAEVEEEDFSDLEADLEGEPEAEAEVAEATEDKPKAKPLRMKVSRAKERALMREFGLEETALTEEEAAKRRHELKTLIKMGKTRGFLTHQEINDHLPEKLVNEEILEAIISMLNDMGIAVYEQAPDAATLLIQGSATATSTEEEAEEAAEAALSTVDSEFGRTTDPVRMYMREMGTVELLTREGEIEIAKRIEGGLQAMMLAISASPTTIAHIIDLADKIRAGEKTISEVVDGFVAADEADDYVAEEDFDEFDEEDDDDGNGGSKALTKKLEELKNAALVKLDSLAVNFDKMRKAFEKDGYKSATYNKAQHAISAELMTIRFTVKTIEKLCDLLRSQVDDVRRYERELRKIVVDKCGMPQEYFIKSFPPNALNREWAEKEIASGKPYATVLARNLPPVQELQQKLIDIQSKAVVPIDDLKDINKKMNEGEKASRDAKKEMIEANLRLVISIAKKYTNRGLQFLDLIQEGNIGLMKAVDKFEYRRGYKFSTYATWWIRQAITRSIADQARTIRIPVHMIETINKMNRISRQHLQEFGFEPDAPTLAEKMEIPEDKIRKIMKIAKEPISMETPIGDDDDSHLGDFIEDTNNTAPIEAAMQAGLRDVVKDILDSLTPREAKVLRMRFGIEMSTDHTLEEVGKQFDVTRERIRQIEAKAIRKLKHPSRSDKLRTYLDNL